A window of the Burkholderia sp. 9120 genome harbors these coding sequences:
- a CDS encoding ROK family transcriptional regulator yields the protein MDTTGARSPLKRTVGSNQVGMRQFNERIVLQAIRLHGPLPKADVGRLTRLSMQTVSMIVDRLIVDGLLEKHARVRGRIGQPSVPIALRADGAYTIGIKVGRRSLDVLAMDFAGHLVCRDVFEYTYPDPRTLFPALESKLARVNQTLGAKASKVVGVGVAAPLWLGGWRDFLGAPPDALDAWHEIDLRTRIAAMTGLPVEFAKDTTAACAAELVMGQGRGIHNFLYLFVGTFIGGGLVIDGRLHSGPHDNAGAVGSIPLGGSGSGGTGGSGARKPARQLLHAASGFVLEKLLSDAGAPAAAAHDHRALSPELWRHTEQWLDSACPAMANALTNAAALLDLDAVVIDGEFDRQLVREIIRRTERVLNRFEWEGMVRPQLLEGAIGADARAMGGAILPLYAHFAPVHELFLKPAADTDY from the coding sequence CCGAAGGCCGACGTCGGCCGCCTGACGCGTCTGTCGATGCAGACGGTGTCGATGATCGTCGACCGTCTGATCGTCGACGGCCTGCTCGAAAAGCACGCGCGCGTGCGCGGCCGGATCGGCCAGCCGTCCGTGCCGATCGCGTTGCGTGCGGACGGCGCTTACACCATCGGCATCAAGGTGGGACGCCGCAGTCTCGACGTACTGGCGATGGATTTCGCGGGACATCTAGTGTGTCGCGACGTTTTCGAATACACCTACCCCGATCCGCGCACGTTGTTTCCAGCGCTCGAAAGCAAACTGGCGCGCGTGAACCAGACACTCGGCGCGAAGGCGAGCAAGGTGGTCGGCGTGGGCGTGGCAGCGCCGCTGTGGCTGGGCGGCTGGCGCGATTTTCTCGGCGCCCCGCCCGACGCGCTGGACGCGTGGCACGAGATCGATCTGCGCACGCGCATCGCCGCGATGACCGGATTGCCCGTCGAGTTCGCGAAGGACACCACGGCCGCCTGCGCCGCCGAACTCGTGATGGGCCAGGGCCGCGGCATCCACAATTTTCTGTATCTGTTCGTGGGTACTTTTATCGGCGGCGGCCTCGTGATCGACGGACGCCTGCATAGCGGCCCGCACGATAACGCCGGCGCGGTCGGCTCGATTCCACTCGGCGGCAGCGGCAGTGGAGGCACTGGAGGCAGCGGCGCGCGCAAGCCCGCGCGGCAACTGTTGCATGCAGCGTCGGGCTTCGTGCTGGAAAAACTATTGAGCGACGCGGGCGCACCGGCCGCCGCCGCGCACGATCATCGCGCGCTGTCGCCGGAACTGTGGCGGCATACCGAACAATGGCTCGATAGCGCGTGCCCTGCCATGGCCAACGCGCTGACCAATGCGGCCGCGTTGCTCGACCTCGATGCCGTGGTGATCGACGGTGAATTCGATCGGCAACTGGTGCGGGAAATCATTCGCCGTACCGAACGCGTGCTCAATCGTTTCGAGTGGGAAGGCATGGTGCGCCCGCAACTACTGGAAGGCGCGATCGGCGCGGATGCACGAGCGATGGGCGGCGCGATTCTGCCGCTCTACGCGCACTTCGCGCCGGTGCATGAGCTGTTTCTCAAACCGGCGGCGGATACGGATTATTAA
- a CDS encoding transglycosylase domain-containing protein, whose translation MNRPLVRLPFRATGMTPVRKWFKWVLAAAFLLALAFAVRFCQIEIQTSRLQAHYLSELTRDVGFSVADGPSHSIRFPQANQGPYDSRLGYALLPSIQQRLLQRGFEISAQARDSDRMLWLSDNGLFLPYAEKDQAGLQLFDGTGAPLFGAQFPGRVYDDFDAIPPLVVNSLLFIEDRYLLDPDQPNRNPAIDWGRFSRALVDQGARVFNHHQSTPGGSTLATQIEKFRHSAGGRTATPPEKLRQIASASVRAYLGGPQTLPARRQIVVHYLNSVPLAAQPGIGEINGIGDGLAAWYGRDFNDVNRILKAPSTEANLPEQGIAFRQVLSLMIAQRAPSYFLHHGYDQFEQLTDSYLRLLASGGVVSMPLRDAALSARVELHRTPHSTPNADSFVSRKAVTSMRSHLLAALGVPSFYELDRLDLQATGTLNNAVQQAVSERLAAAGTRDGAKAAGLVGFEMLRPADDPSRITYSFTLFERTGGANLVRVQTDSVNQPFDINSGARLNLGSTAKLRTVVTYLQIVSDLHTRYAPLSNTELKAVKPDPNDQLTRWALDYLTHTADRSLQPMLDAAVERKYSANPGETFYTGGGAQTFNNFESDDNSRILTVHRAFQHSVNLVFVRLMRDIVHYEMVQTTGPSSQWLDDPAIRKQYLTQFADQESRVYLGRFYTKYHDKNPDQALALLLLGVRKSPPKIATVLRSVAPDESNAWFNAKMREALKNTPAASVLDDEDLANLYAKYAVDRFNLNDRGYIASVHPLELWTLNYLRRHPDATLNQMQTASRDVRLSTYSWLFKTRYHATQDRRIKRMVELRAYEAIGKSWQALGYPFSNLTPSYAAAIGASGDRPAALAQLIGVIASDGNKLPTESLTQIDFAKDTPYETHFQRAAIAPQRQVSPEIAGVVKVLLRDVVLGGTAKRLAQGMSFPNGQTLEVYGKTGTGDQRFNVFAKGARLIESRKVNRSATFVFVMGDRFYGTLTAYVHEPYAAHYEFTSALSVQLLKSLAPVLQPLLEKAPVKTAVTATKVAAQ comes from the coding sequence ATGAATCGGCCACTGGTTCGGTTACCGTTTCGCGCAACAGGCATGACGCCTGTCCGGAAGTGGTTCAAATGGGTACTGGCGGCGGCGTTTCTGCTCGCGCTGGCATTCGCGGTGCGCTTTTGCCAGATCGAGATTCAGACCTCGCGGCTGCAGGCGCACTACCTCTCCGAACTGACTCGCGACGTGGGCTTTTCCGTCGCCGACGGTCCAAGTCATTCCATCCGTTTCCCTCAGGCAAACCAAGGTCCGTACGACAGTCGGCTCGGCTACGCGTTGCTGCCGTCCATCCAGCAGCGTCTGCTGCAACGAGGGTTTGAAATCAGCGCCCAGGCGCGCGATTCCGACCGGATGCTGTGGTTATCGGATAACGGTTTATTCCTGCCGTACGCCGAGAAAGATCAGGCGGGTTTGCAACTCTTCGACGGCACCGGCGCGCCGCTTTTCGGCGCCCAGTTTCCCGGCCGCGTTTATGACGATTTCGACGCGATTCCGCCGCTGGTCGTGAATTCGTTGCTGTTTATCGAAGACCGCTATCTGCTCGATCCCGATCAGCCGAATCGCAACCCCGCGATCGACTGGGGGCGCTTCAGCCGCGCGCTGGTCGATCAAGGTGCGCGCGTGTTCAATCATCATCAGTCGACGCCCGGCGGCAGCACGCTCGCCACGCAGATCGAGAAATTCCGTCACTCCGCCGGCGGCCGCACGGCGACGCCGCCGGAGAAGTTGCGGCAAATCGCGTCGGCTTCGGTGCGCGCGTATCTGGGCGGCCCGCAGACGCTGCCCGCGCGCCGGCAGATCGTCGTGCATTACCTGAACTCGGTGCCGCTCGCCGCGCAGCCGGGCATCGGCGAAATCAATGGGATCGGCGACGGTCTCGCCGCCTGGTACGGACGCGATTTCAACGACGTCAACCGCATTCTGAAAGCGCCTTCCACCGAGGCGAATTTGCCGGAACAGGGCATAGCGTTCAGGCAGGTGCTGTCGCTGATGATCGCGCAACGTGCGCCGTCGTATTTCCTGCATCACGGCTACGACCAGTTCGAACAGTTGACCGATAGTTATCTGCGCTTACTCGCGAGCGGCGGCGTCGTATCGATGCCGCTGCGCGACGCCGCGCTGTCCGCGCGGGTCGAGTTGCATCGCACGCCGCATAGCACGCCGAACGCGGACTCTTTTGTCTCGCGCAAGGCCGTCACGTCGATGCGCTCACATCTATTGGCCGCACTCGGCGTGCCGAGTTTCTACGAGCTCGACCGTCTCGACCTGCAAGCCACGGGCACGCTGAACAATGCCGTACAGCAGGCCGTGAGCGAACGGCTCGCCGCTGCCGGCACGCGCGACGGCGCCAAGGCCGCGGGTCTGGTCGGTTTCGAAATGCTGCGGCCGGCGGATGATCCGTCGAGAATCACCTACAGCTTCACGCTGTTCGAACGCACTGGCGGCGCGAACCTCGTGCGCGTGCAAACCGACAGCGTCAACCAGCCGTTCGACATCAATTCCGGCGCGCGGCTGAATCTGGGTTCCACCGCGAAACTGCGTACCGTCGTCACGTATTTGCAGATTGTCTCCGATCTGCATACGCGATATGCGCCGCTGAGCAACACGGAACTGAAAGCGGTCAAGCCCGATCCGAACGACCAGCTCACGCGTTGGGCGCTCGACTATCTGACGCACACCGCCGACCGCTCGCTGCAACCCATGCTCGATGCGGCGGTGGAGCGCAAATACTCGGCCAATCCGGGCGAAACGTTCTACACCGGTGGCGGCGCGCAAACCTTCAACAACTTCGAGTCCGACGACAACAGCCGCATCCTCACCGTACACCGCGCGTTCCAGCATTCGGTGAACCTGGTGTTCGTGCGGCTGATGCGCGATATCGTCCACTACGAGATGGTGCAGACCACGGGGCCGTCATCGCAATGGCTCGACGATCCGGCAATCCGCAAACAGTATCTGACGCAGTTCGCCGATCAGGAAAGCCGCGTCTATCTCGGGCGTTTCTATACGAAGTACCACGACAAGAATCCCGATCAGGCGCTCGCGCTGCTGCTGCTCGGCGTGCGCAAATCGCCGCCCAAGATCGCGACGGTGTTGCGCAGCGTCGCGCCGGACGAGTCGAACGCGTGGTTCAACGCGAAGATGCGCGAAGCGCTGAAGAACACGCCGGCCGCCTCGGTGCTGGACGATGAAGACCTCGCGAATCTGTACGCGAAGTACGCGGTGGACCGCTTCAATCTGAACGACCGCGGCTATATCGCGAGCGTGCATCCGCTTGAATTGTGGACGCTCAACTATCTGCGCCGGCATCCCGATGCCACATTGAACCAGATGCAGACCGCGAGCCGCGACGTGCGTCTGTCTACGTATTCCTGGCTCTTCAAGACGCGCTATCACGCAACTCAGGATCGCCGCATCAAGCGCATGGTCGAACTGCGCGCCTACGAGGCGATCGGCAAATCGTGGCAGGCGCTCGGCTATCCGTTTTCGAACCTGACGCCCTCGTATGCCGCGGCGATCGGTGCGTCGGGTGACCGGCCTGCCGCGCTCGCGCAACTGATCGGCGTGATTGCCAGCGACGGCAATAAATTGCCGACCGAGAGCCTCACGCAAATCGACTTCGCGAAAGACACGCCGTACGAAACGCATTTCCAGCGCGCGGCGATAGCGCCGCAACGGCAGGTGTCGCCGGAAATCGCGGGCGTGGTGAAAGTGCTGTTGCGTGACGTCGTGCTGGGCGGCACGGCGAAGCGTCTCGCACAAGGCATGAGCTTCCCCAACGGCCAGACGCTCGAGGTGTACGGCAAGACGGGAACCGGCGATCAGCGCTTCAATGTGTTCGCCAAAGGCGCGCGGCTGATCGAGTCGCGCAAAGTGAATCGCAGCGCGACTTTCGTGTTCGTCATGGGCGATCGGTTCTACGGTACGTTGACCGCTTATGTGCATGAACCGTATGCGGCGCACTACGAATTCACCAGTGCGCTGTCCGTGCAATTGCTGAAGTCGCTGGCGCCGGTGTTGCAGCCGCTGCTGGAGAAAGCGCCGGTGAAAACCGCCGTGACCGCTACGAAGGTGGCCGCGCAATAA
- a CDS encoding LysR family transcriptional regulator → MKDTLNVLLSKLRMKQLQLLIALDDQKSLHKAAGTMSMTQSAASKALQELEAMLEAPLFERSKSGMIPNPLGHCVIRYARLMATDLTALCQDVAEIRSGRGGRLAVGAIMGAIPACVVPALNQLHAGQPGLSIEVMEDTSARMLQQLDDGRLDLVIGRAAVAGDPSKYHYHPLGDEPLSVVVGHGHPPLPRKEVTLRDLAGHRWVTYPSHMPLHALLEREMDLAGLEMPDNPISTASTFVTVALLHSSAELVSLLPTAIAEMFVARKMLRVVPVKLKSPSQTFGIVTRKGGVLSPPAERFIELVQAQTAEPAQRHEQPERPVRARRRRDAAQKQKTA, encoded by the coding sequence ATGAAAGACACCCTGAACGTCCTGCTGTCGAAACTGCGCATGAAGCAATTGCAATTGCTGATCGCGCTCGACGACCAGAAGTCGCTGCACAAAGCCGCCGGCACGATGTCGATGACGCAATCGGCCGCCAGCAAGGCCTTGCAGGAACTGGAAGCGATGCTGGAGGCGCCGCTCTTCGAGCGCTCGAAGAGCGGCATGATTCCGAACCCGCTCGGCCATTGCGTGATCCGCTATGCCCGCCTGATGGCGACCGACCTCACCGCGCTGTGCCAGGACGTCGCCGAGATCCGTTCCGGGCGCGGCGGACGTCTCGCGGTCGGCGCGATCATGGGCGCGATTCCGGCCTGCGTGGTGCCGGCGTTGAATCAGTTGCATGCCGGGCAACCGGGGCTATCGATCGAGGTGATGGAAGACACCAGCGCGCGCATGCTGCAGCAACTCGACGACGGGCGGCTCGACCTGGTGATCGGCCGTGCGGCGGTCGCGGGCGATCCGTCGAAGTATCACTATCATCCGCTCGGCGACGAGCCGTTGTCGGTGGTGGTGGGGCATGGCCATCCGCCGTTGCCGCGCAAGGAAGTGACGCTGCGCGATCTGGCCGGTCACCGCTGGGTGACCTACCCCTCGCATATGCCGTTGCACGCGCTGCTCGAACGCGAGATGGATCTGGCCGGTCTCGAGATGCCCGACAACCCGATTTCAACGGCTTCCACTTTCGTGACAGTCGCGTTACTGCACAGCAGCGCCGAGCTGGTTTCGTTGCTGCCGACCGCGATCGCCGAGATGTTCGTCGCGCGGAAGATGCTGCGCGTCGTGCCGGTCAAGCTGAAATCGCCGTCGCAAACCTTCGGCATCGTGACGCGCAAAGGCGGCGTGCTGTCGCCGCCGGCGGAACGCTTTATCGAACTGGTGCAAGCCCAGACGGCGGAGCCGGCGCAACGCCACGAACAGCCCGAGCGGCCGGTGCGCGCACGGCGCCGTCGAGACGCGGCGCAAAAGCAAAAAACCGCCTGA
- a CDS encoding dihydrodipicolinate synthase family protein → MISTSQSAALRGVFPVVPTIFDDAGRLDLDGQKRCIDFMIDAGSNGLCILANFSEQFALSDDERDTLMHLALDHVAGRVPVIVTTTHFSSQQCAERSRRAQQAGAAMVMIMPPYHGATIRIGERGIYEFYRTVSDAIDLPIMIQDAPVSGTALSAPFLARMARELEHVSYFKIEVPQAANKLRELIELGGDAVVGPWDGEEAITLMADLDAGATGSMTGGGYADGIRLIVDAYASGKTEAAAAHYQQWLPLINYENRQGGLASCKALMKEGGVIQSDAVRHPLPPMHPATREGLLKVARRLDPLVLRWGR, encoded by the coding sequence ATGATCTCGACATCTCAATCCGCCGCGTTGCGCGGCGTCTTCCCGGTCGTGCCGACCATTTTCGACGACGCCGGACGCCTCGACCTCGACGGCCAGAAACGCTGCATCGACTTCATGATCGACGCCGGTTCGAACGGCCTGTGCATTCTGGCGAACTTCTCCGAACAGTTCGCCCTGTCCGACGACGAACGCGACACGCTGATGCACCTCGCACTCGACCATGTGGCGGGCCGCGTGCCGGTGATCGTCACGACCACGCATTTCAGCTCGCAGCAATGCGCCGAACGCAGCCGACGCGCGCAGCAGGCGGGCGCCGCGATGGTGATGATCATGCCGCCGTATCACGGCGCGACGATCCGCATCGGCGAGCGGGGTATCTATGAGTTCTACCGCACGGTGTCGGACGCGATCGATCTGCCGATCATGATCCAGGACGCGCCGGTCAGCGGCACCGCGTTGTCCGCGCCGTTTCTCGCCCGCATGGCGCGCGAGCTGGAACACGTGTCGTACTTCAAGATCGAGGTGCCGCAGGCGGCGAACAAACTGCGCGAACTGATCGAACTGGGCGGCGACGCGGTGGTCGGTCCGTGGGACGGCGAAGAAGCGATCACGCTGATGGCCGATCTGGATGCGGGCGCAACGGGTTCGATGACGGGCGGCGGCTACGCGGACGGCATCCGTCTGATCGTCGACGCCTATGCGAGCGGCAAGACCGAGGCGGCGGCCGCGCACTATCAGCAGTGGCTGCCGCTGATCAACTACGAAAACCGCCAGGGCGGCCTCGCGTCGTGCAAAGCCTTGATGAAGGAAGGCGGCGTGATCCAATCGGACGCGGTGCGTCATCCGCTGCCGCCCATGCATCCGGCCACGCGTGAAGGACTTCTCAAAGTCGCACGACGGCTCGACCCGTTAGTGCTGCGTTGGGGTCGCTGA
- a CDS encoding sigma-70 family RNA polymerase sigma factor — MTANPRELTPETLAELLERVAKEDAAALRELYDLAAPKLFGLALRILSKHEWAEEVLQDSFVNIWRFAGDYSRALSAPMTWMSAIVRNRALDHLRRVNKQETEWSDALDDLVATGDPDPEALTAVSLQARLLAGCMQQLEPAQRQAVALAYLRDQSHSEIADVLTVPLGTIKSWIRRGLAKLKTCLGGE, encoded by the coding sequence ATGACCGCCAATCCTCGAGAATTAACGCCGGAAACCCTTGCCGAGCTGCTCGAACGTGTTGCCAAAGAAGACGCGGCGGCATTACGAGAGTTATATGATCTCGCCGCCCCGAAACTGTTTGGCCTCGCGCTCCGTATATTGAGCAAGCACGAGTGGGCAGAAGAAGTTTTGCAGGACAGCTTCGTCAACATCTGGCGCTTTGCCGGCGACTATAGCCGCGCACTGTCCGCCCCGATGACGTGGATGTCGGCAATTGTCCGAAACCGTGCTCTCGATCACCTGCGGCGGGTCAACAAGCAGGAAACAGAATGGAGCGATGCGTTGGACGATCTCGTGGCAACCGGCGATCCGGATCCCGAAGCGCTGACCGCGGTCAGCCTGCAGGCACGTTTGCTGGCCGGCTGCATGCAGCAGCTGGAACCGGCGCAGCGACAGGCGGTAGCCCTCGCCTACCTGCGCGATCAGAGCCATAGCGAGATCGCCGACGTGCTGACGGTGCCGCTCGGCACCATCAAATCCTGGATCAGGCGCGGCCTGGCCAAGCTGAAAACCTGTCTGGGAGGCGAGTGA
- a CDS encoding anti-sigma factor has product MNLHRYPQLVDLLAAEYVLGTLRGGARRRFQLYAEHDTTVRKAVDEWQRRISPMAELAEPRMPPAEVWQAIERRLGLTATREAARPRTVVETPVRPSRSIFENLAFWRGWALGVTGLAAVAVVVAVRSLLPSAATPATAPVVAQQPETAVSHVAVLNNKDSHPVMLVAWDEAHSTMTLHPLGNVDLPAGRAMELWGIPASGHPVALGMLPDSASGKVPAGLQKPESYAALAVSIEAPGGSPNPNAPSGPVVFSGKLLPVS; this is encoded by the coding sequence ATGAACCTGCATCGCTATCCTCAGCTGGTCGATCTGCTGGCCGCCGAATACGTGCTCGGCACGCTGCGCGGCGGCGCCCGGCGCCGCTTCCAGTTGTACGCGGAACACGACACGACCGTGCGCAAAGCCGTCGACGAATGGCAGCGGCGCATCTCGCCGATGGCCGAACTCGCGGAACCGCGCATGCCGCCGGCGGAAGTGTGGCAAGCCATCGAACGTCGTCTCGGGCTGACCGCCACACGTGAAGCGGCACGGCCGCGCACCGTGGTCGAAACCCCGGTGCGGCCGTCGCGCAGCATCTTCGAGAACCTCGCGTTCTGGCGCGGCTGGGCGCTCGGCGTGACCGGACTCGCCGCGGTTGCGGTGGTGGTCGCGGTGCGCTCGCTGTTGCCGTCCGCTGCCACGCCCGCCACGGCGCCGGTCGTCGCGCAACAGCCCGAAACCGCTGTTTCGCATGTCGCCGTGCTGAATAACAAGGACTCGCATCCGGTCATGCTGGTCGCGTGGGACGAAGCGCATTCCACGATGACGCTGCATCCGCTCGGCAATGTCGATTTGCCCGCCGGCCGTGCGATGGAATTGTGGGGCATCCCGGCGAGCGGCCATCCGGTTGCGCTCGGTATGCTGCCTGACAGCGCGAGCGGCAAGGTGCCGGCCGGTCTGCAGAAGCCGGAGAGTTATGCGGCGCTGGCGGTGTCGATCGAAGCGCCGGGCGGCTCGCCGAATCCGAATGCGCCGAGCGGTCCGGTGGTGTTTAGCGGCAAGCTGCTGCCGGTGTCCTGA
- a CDS encoding FAD-binding oxidoreductase codes for MQSFYEATVTRPSGYAPLDGRRSVKVCIIGGGLAGLSTALGLAERGVTDVTVLEAQQVGFGASGRNGGFVFGGYSLDCADLLKALGPVRARELYTLTTDAVDLMRKRIQRYPIDCDATDAGVILANWFDEPARLDAQRRLMRDAFGVEWELVPASQLATQLKTGRYYGGLFERNAFHFHPLKYVLGVAAAAARAGVRIHEQSPVVSLQRDGAGFVVHTPHGALDAQHVVMAGGGYARKVYAKVERAVLPIATYVMATEPLGARLSDAIDTRAAVYDTRFAFDYYRPLPDTRILWGGRISVRDRAPDTIARLLRRDLLKVYPQLHDVRIEHAWGGLMSYARHKMPQIGRSVDGVWYAVGFGGHGMAPTTVSGELLAAAIAGERPVPDAFATFGLTPAFGALGLAAAQLTYTAMQTRDALAERRRPARSAS; via the coding sequence ATGCAGAGCTTTTACGAAGCCACCGTTACCCGCCCGTCAGGTTATGCGCCGCTCGACGGGCGGCGCAGCGTCAAGGTCTGCATCATCGGCGGCGGGCTCGCGGGGTTGTCCACGGCGTTGGGACTGGCTGAACGCGGCGTGACCGACGTCACGGTGCTCGAAGCCCAGCAGGTGGGTTTCGGCGCATCCGGACGCAACGGCGGCTTCGTGTTCGGCGGCTACAGTCTCGATTGCGCCGATCTGCTGAAAGCCCTCGGGCCCGTTCGCGCGCGTGAGCTCTATACGCTGACCACGGACGCCGTCGATCTGATGCGCAAACGTATCCAGCGCTACCCGATAGACTGCGACGCGACCGACGCCGGCGTGATCCTCGCCAACTGGTTCGACGAACCGGCGCGCCTCGATGCGCAACGGCGTCTGATGCGCGACGCGTTCGGCGTCGAGTGGGAACTCGTGCCGGCCTCGCAACTCGCAACACAACTCAAGACCGGCCGCTATTACGGCGGTCTGTTCGAGCGCAACGCGTTCCACTTTCATCCGCTCAAATATGTACTCGGTGTGGCCGCTGCTGCGGCGCGCGCCGGCGTGCGGATTCACGAGCAGTCGCCGGTAGTCAGTTTGCAGCGCGACGGCGCCGGGTTCGTCGTGCATACGCCGCACGGCGCACTCGACGCGCAACACGTCGTGATGGCAGGCGGCGGCTATGCGCGCAAGGTCTATGCGAAGGTCGAGCGCGCGGTGCTGCCGATCGCCACCTACGTGATGGCCACCGAACCGCTCGGCGCCCGCCTGAGCGACGCGATCGACACCCGCGCCGCCGTCTACGACACGCGTTTCGCGTTCGACTACTACCGTCCGCTGCCGGACACGCGCATTCTGTGGGGCGGCCGCATCTCCGTGCGCGACCGCGCGCCGGACACCATCGCCCGGCTGTTGCGGCGCGATCTGCTGAAGGTTTATCCGCAATTGCACGACGTGCGGATCGAGCACGCGTGGGGCGGCCTGATGAGCTACGCGCGCCACAAGATGCCGCAAATCGGCCGCAGCGTGGACGGCGTCTGGTACGCGGTCGGCTTCGGCGGTCACGGCATGGCGCCGACCACCGTCTCCGGCGAACTGCTGGCGGCGGCGATTGCCGGCGAGCGGCCGGTGCCCGATGCGTTCGCCACCTTCGGCCTGACGCCCGCCTTCGGCGCGCTCGGTCTCGCGGCCGCGCAACTGACCTACACGGCGATGCAAACGCGCGACGCGCTGGCCGAGCGTCGCCGGCCGGCACGGTCCGCTTCGTGA
- a CDS encoding TetR family transcriptional regulator, producing the protein MKKGSKAAEPDTNGIPSDTPRTDTRRKYDPEQTRRNILEVATQEFSAMGLTGARVDAIAERTNTTKRMLYYYFESKEGLYQAVLEKVYGDIRALEQDLHISELDPVAGMRALVEFTFDYHDRQRDFVRLVTIENIHGAKYVEQVKSFKGRNVTVIHTIEDLLARGIATGQFRSDIDAIDLHLMISSLCFHRVGNRHTFGAAFGRDPSHPRLRARHRAMIVDAVLRFVRKED; encoded by the coding sequence ATGAAAAAGGGAAGCAAGGCCGCCGAGCCTGATACCAACGGCATCCCGTCGGACACTCCGCGCACCGACACGCGTCGCAAGTACGATCCCGAACAGACCCGGCGCAATATCCTCGAGGTCGCGACCCAGGAGTTCTCCGCAATGGGCCTGACGGGCGCGCGCGTCGACGCGATCGCGGAACGCACGAACACCACCAAGCGCATGCTGTACTACTACTTCGAAAGCAAGGAAGGGTTGTACCAGGCGGTGCTGGAAAAAGTGTACGGCGACATTCGCGCGCTCGAACAGGATCTGCACATCAGCGAACTCGACCCGGTCGCGGGCATGCGCGCGCTGGTCGAATTCACGTTCGACTATCACGACCGGCAGCGCGATTTCGTGCGCCTCGTGACGATCGAGAACATTCACGGCGCGAAGTACGTCGAGCAGGTCAAGAGCTTCAAAGGCCGCAACGTCACCGTCATTCATACGATAGAAGATCTGCTCGCGCGCGGTATCGCGACGGGGCAGTTCCGCAGCGACATCGACGCGATCGATCTGCATCTTATGATCAGCTCGCTGTGCTTTCACCGCGTCGGCAATCGCCATACCTTCGGCGCCGCGTTCGGCCGCGATCCGTCGCATCCGCGCTTGCGGGCACGGCATCGCGCGATGATCGTCGACGCCGTGCTGCGTTTCGTGCGCAAGGAAGATTGA
- a CDS encoding shikimate dehydrogenase translates to MNSPMNAQTHSQASAHSYLVGLIGSGIGGSLSPAMHEEEGSRLELHYVYRRIDLEALKLDISALPDLLLAAERMGFNGLNITYPCKQAVIPLLDELSDDARALGAVNTVLFKDGKRIGHNTDWSGFARAFQRGLPDVSLARVVQLGAGGAGAAVAHAALSMGAQALTLFDVDAARATALATELQQRFPASTVSAGDSLVDSLAESLAAANGLIHATPTGMAKLPGLPLPVDLLHRDLWVADIVYFPIRTELLQAAEALGCRTLTGGGMAVYQAVDAMRIFTGLEPDAERVYTHFQSLLPRTER, encoded by the coding sequence ATGAACTCACCCATGAACGCACAAACCCACTCGCAGGCCTCGGCGCATTCTTATCTGGTCGGACTGATCGGCTCGGGCATCGGCGGCTCGTTGAGTCCCGCGATGCATGAAGAAGAGGGCAGCCGGCTCGAGCTGCACTACGTGTACCGCCGTATCGATCTGGAAGCGTTGAAACTCGATATTTCAGCGCTGCCCGACCTGTTGCTCGCTGCCGAACGCATGGGCTTTAACGGTCTGAACATCACGTATCCGTGCAAGCAGGCGGTCATTCCGCTGCTGGACGAACTCTCCGACGACGCGCGCGCCCTCGGCGCGGTCAACACGGTGCTATTCAAAGACGGCAAACGCATCGGCCACAACACCGATTGGTCCGGCTTCGCCCGCGCTTTCCAGCGTGGTTTGCCGGACGTGTCGCTGGCGCGCGTCGTGCAACTCGGCGCGGGCGGCGCCGGCGCGGCGGTCGCGCATGCCGCGCTGAGCATGGGCGCGCAAGCGCTCACGCTATTCGACGTGGACGCCGCGCGCGCAACCGCTCTCGCCACCGAGTTGCAGCAACGCTTCCCGGCCAGCACGGTCAGCGCCGGCGATTCGCTGGTGGACTCGCTGGCGGAATCGCTGGCCGCAGCCAACGGCCTGATTCACGCGACGCCCACCGGCATGGCGAAACTGCCCGGCTTGCCGTTGCCGGTCGACTTGCTGCACCGCGATTTGTGGGTGGCGGACATCGTCTATTTCCCGATCCGCACCGAGTTGTTGCAGGCGGCCGAAGCGCTGGGTTGCCGCACGCTGACGGGCGGCGGCATGGCGGTGTATCAGGCGGTCGACGCCATGCGCATTTTCACGGGACTCGAACCGGACGCCGAGCGCGTCTACACGCATTTCCAGTCCTTGCTGCCCCGCACCGAACGCTGA